In Oncorhynchus keta strain PuntledgeMale-10-30-2019 unplaced genomic scaffold, Oket_V2 Un_scaffold_2224_pilon_pilon, whole genome shotgun sequence, the following are encoded in one genomic region:
- the LOC118382347 gene encoding eomesodermin-like has translation MLGEGESNTFPSPKDAPRPEERRKSPVVGADDPAMAGSASRYTDGLGPDRYYISPPSKQTGDMASPCSLFPYSQSGTVYTGSGGSRYSTSLHFSSVLPPTGFSSAGRNQFGSAYQLGQGGCLYPPYSTGSGLGSVPLPSGTGVRAQVYLCNRPLWLRFHRHQTEMIITKQGRRMFPFLGFNLMGLNVSAHYNVFVEVTLADPNHWRFQGGKWITCGKADNNMQGNKMYVHPESPNTGAHWMRQEISFGKLKLTNNKGGSNNSAQMIVLQSLHKYQPQLHIVEVTEGLEDMSSDPKTQTFTFPENQFIAVTAYQNTDITQLKIDHNPFAKGFRDNYDSMYTAPEGDRLTPSPTGSHQIVPGARYAMQPFFQDQVINNLPQNRFYNSERTVPQTNSLFSPQPEDSASQRWFISMQQGGAGPNKLDLSSYEGDYSSSLLPYGIKSLPLQNSHALTYYPDSPFTSMAAGWGSRGSYQRKVTTGLPWSPRPSPTGFPEDQLSVPDKDKAQGEEINGSSVGNIASTWTDTQSSTPGLEKADSGALVCKRRRIPLSGPGTENSPTVKGEGLTATDTYSKESSVSKSMPYYSFYTGP, from the exons ATGctcggagagggagagagcaacacCTTTCCTTCCCCCAAGGACGCCCCTCGcccggaggagaggagaaagtcCCCGGTGGTGGGTGCTGATGACCCGGCTATGGCCGGCAGCGCTAGCCGATACACCGACGGACTGGGGCCAGACCGCTATTATATCTCACCCCCATCCAAGCAAACTGGAGACATGGCGAGTCCGTGTTCGTTATTTCCTTATTCTCAGTCCGGTACCGTTTACACGGGTTCCGGTGGATCCAGATATTCGACATCGCTTCACTTCAGCTCGGTGTTGCCTCCCACGGGATTCTCCTCGGCGGGGCGCAATCAGTTCGGCTCGGCCTACCAGTTAGGACAGGGTGGGTGTCTCTACCCTCCATACAGCACCGGCTCCGGGCTCGGCTCGGTGCCCCTACCCTCGGGCACGGGGGTGAGGGCTCAGGTCTACCTCTGTAACCGGCCTCTCTGGCTCAGGTTCCACCGTCATCAGACCGAGATGATTATCACCAAACAGGGCAG GCGCATGTTCCCGTTCCTGGGTTTCAACCTGATGGGTCTGAATGTCTCTGCTCATTACAACGTGTTTGTGGAGGTCACGCTCGCGGACCCCAACCACTGGAGGTTCCAAGGCGGGAAATGGATCACCTGTGGAAAGGCGGACAATAATATGCAGG GAAACAAAATGTACGTCCATCCTGAATCTCCCAACACGGGAGCACATTGGATGAGACAGGAGATCTCGTTCGGCAAACTGAAGCTCACCAACAACAAAGGAGGCAGTAACAACAGCGCACAG ATGATAGTTCTTCAGTCTCTTCATAAGTATCAGCCGCAGCTACACATTGTAGAGGTGACAGAGGGCTTGGAGGACATGAGCAGTGACCCAAAGACCCAGACCTTCACCTTCCCTGAGAACCAGTTTATAGCCGTCACGGCCTATCAGAACACCGAT ATCACACAACTGAAAATTGACCACAACCCGTTTGCAAAAGGATTCAGGGATAACTATGATTC GATGTACACAGCTCCAGAGGGTGACCGACTGACCCCCTCCCCCACCGGCTCCCACCAGATCGTCCCAGGTGCTCGCTACGCCATGCAACCTTTCTTCCAGGACCAGGTCATCAACAACCTGCCCCAGAACCGCTTCTACAACAGCGAGAGGACAGTACCCCAGACCAACAGTCTCTTCTCCCCTCAGCCAGAGGACAGCGCCTCCCAGAGGTGGTTTATCTCCATGCAACAGGGAGGAGCTGGCCCCAACAAACTGGATCTCAGTTCCTATGAAGGGGACTACTCTAGCAGCCTGCTCCCTTACGGGATTAAATCCCTGCCTCTACAGAACTCCCACGCTCTCACCTACTACCCAGACTCTCCTTTCACTTCCATGGCAGCAGGGTGGGGCTCTAGAGGATCTTACCAGAGAAAGGTGACCACGGGCCTGCCGTGGTCCCCTAGACCCAGCCCCACTGGGTTCCCAGAGGACCAGCTGTCTGTGCCTGACAAAGACAAGGCTCAGGGGGAAGAGATCAACGGCAGTAGTGTTGGTAACATAGCTTCAACGTGGACTGATACTCAGTCTTCCACGCCGGGCCTGGAGAAAGCTGACTCTGGGGCCCTGGTGTGTAAAAGGAGACGTATCCCTCTGAGTGGACCCGGCACAGAGAACTCCCCCACTGTAAAGGGTGAGGGTCTGACTGCCACTGACACCTACAGCAAAGAGTCATCCGTTtctaaaagtatgccttattatTCCTTCTACACAGGCCCTTGA
- the LOC127928150 gene encoding uncharacterized protein LOC127928150, with product MVQIEIHSPLGYIQYSGALTTICFLNHTVQSHVVKNPLVNKVGVGGTGLAEYRQTVKNPLVNKVGVGGTGLAEYRQTVKNPLVNKVGVGGTGLAEYRQTVKNPLVNKVGVGGTGLAEYRQTVKNPLVNKVGVGGTGLAEYRQTVKNPLVNKVGVGGTGLAEYRQTVKNPLVNKVGVGGTGLAEYRQTVKNPLVNKVGVGGTGLAEYRQTVKNPLVNKVGVGGTGLAEYRQTVKNPLVNKVGVGGTGLAEYRQTVKNPLVNKVGVGGTGLAEYRQTVKTPLVNKVGVGGTGLAEYRQTVKNPLVNKVGVGGTGLAEYRQTCNFQPIRKGGKTWHQRFSKR from the exons tttgttttttaaatcacaCTGTTCAGTCACATGTTGTTAAAAACCCCCTGGTGAATAAGGTTGGTGTAGGTGGCACTGGTTTGGCAGAATATCGACAGACTGTTAAAAACCCCCTGGTGAATAAG GTTGGTGTAGGTGGCACTGGTTTGGCAGAATATCGACAGACTGTTAAAAACCCCCTGGTGAATAAGGTTGGTGTAGGTGGCACTGGTTTGGCAGAATATCGACAGACTGTTAAAAACCCCCTGGTGAATAAGGTTGGTGTAGGTGGCACTGGTTTGGCAGAATATCGACAGACTGTTAAAAACCCCCTGGTGAATAAG GTTGGTGTAGGTGGCACTGGTTTGGCAGAATATCGACAGACTGTTAAAAACCCCCTGGTGAATAAGGTTGGTGTAGGTGGCACTGGTTTGGCAGAATATCGACAGACTGTTAAAAACCCCCTGGTGAATAAGGTTGGTGTAGGTGGCACTGGTTTGGCAGAATATCGACAGACTGTTAAAAACCCCCTGGTGAATAAGGTTGGTGTAGGTGGCACTGGTTTGGCAGAATATCGACAGACTGTTAAAAACCCCCTGGTGAATAAGGTTGGTGTAGGTGGCACTGGTTTGGCAGAATATCGACAGACTGTTAAAAACCCCCTGGTGAATAAG GTTGGTGTAGGTGGCACTGGTTTGGCAGAATATCGACAGACTGTTAAAAACCCCCTGGTGAATAAGGTTGGTGTAGGTGGCACTGGTTTGGCAGAGTATCGACAGACTGTTAAAACCCCCCTGGTGAATAAGGTTGGTGTAGGTGGCACTGGTTTGGCAGAATATCGACAGACTGTTAAAAACCCCCTGGTGAATAAGGTTGGTGTAGGTGGCACTGGTTTGGCAGAATATCGACAGACTTGCAATTTCCAACCAATACGAAAAGGAGGGAAAACCTGGCATCAAAGATTTTCTAAAAGGTGA